A single Pseudomonas sp. HN11 DNA region contains:
- a CDS encoding amino acid permease gives MSVPPSSSGELKRGLKNRHIQLIALGGAIGTGLFLGSAGVLKSAGPSMILGYAICGFIAFMIMRQLGEMIVEEPVAGSFSHFAHKYWGGFAGFLSGWNCWILYILVGMSELTAVGKYVHYWWPQIPTWVSAAAFFVLINLINLANVKVFGEAEFWFAIIKVVAIVGMIALGSYLLVSGSGGPQASVTNLWEHGGFFPHGVGGLVMAMAIIMFSFGGLEMLGFTAAEADQPRTVIPKAINQVIYRILIFYIGALVVLLSLTPWDSLLVTLNASGDAYSGSPFVQVFSMLGSNTAAHILNFVVLTAALSVYNSGTYCNSRMLLGMAEQGDAPEALAKIDKRGVPVRSILASAAITLVAVLMNYLIPQHALELLMSLVVATLVINWAMISFSHFKFRQHMNRTGQVPLFKALWYPYGNYVCLAFVVFILVIMLMIPGIQVSVYAIPVWVAFMWVCYRIKNKRSAQRTLEVAASAVK, from the coding sequence ATGAGTGTTCCCCCTTCCTCTTCAGGTGAGCTGAAACGCGGCCTGAAAAACCGGCATATCCAGTTGATCGCCCTGGGTGGCGCCATCGGCACCGGTCTGTTTCTTGGCTCGGCCGGGGTACTGAAGTCCGCCGGCCCGTCGATGATCCTGGGCTATGCCATCTGCGGCTTCATTGCCTTCATGATCATGCGCCAGCTCGGTGAAATGATCGTCGAAGAGCCGGTCGCCGGTTCCTTCAGCCACTTTGCCCACAAGTACTGGGGCGGTTTCGCCGGCTTCCTGTCAGGTTGGAACTGCTGGATCCTGTACATCCTGGTGGGCATGTCGGAGCTGACCGCTGTCGGCAAATACGTGCACTACTGGTGGCCGCAGATTCCGACCTGGGTCTCGGCCGCGGCGTTTTTCGTGCTGATCAACCTGATCAACCTGGCCAACGTCAAAGTGTTTGGTGAGGCCGAGTTCTGGTTCGCGATCATCAAGGTGGTGGCCATCGTCGGCATGATTGCCCTGGGCAGCTACCTGCTGGTCAGCGGCAGTGGCGGGCCGCAGGCCTCGGTGACCAACCTGTGGGAACACGGCGGTTTCTTCCCCCACGGCGTGGGTGGATTGGTGATGGCCATGGCAATCATCATGTTCTCCTTCGGCGGCCTGGAGATGCTTGGCTTTACCGCAGCCGAAGCCGACCAGCCACGCACTGTGATCCCGAAAGCGATCAACCAAGTGATCTACCGCATCCTGATCTTCTACATCGGTGCTCTGGTCGTGCTGCTGTCGCTGACCCCTTGGGACAGCCTGCTGGTGACCCTCAACGCCTCCGGTGACGCCTACAGCGGCAGCCCGTTCGTGCAGGTGTTCTCGATGCTGGGCAGCAACACCGCCGCGCATATCCTCAACTTCGTGGTGCTGACCGCGGCGCTGTCGGTGTACAACAGCGGCACTTACTGCAACAGCCGCATGCTCTTGGGCATGGCCGAGCAGGGCGATGCGCCTGAAGCATTGGCGAAAATCGACAAGCGCGGCGTACCGGTGCGCTCTATCCTGGCCTCGGCGGCGATCACCCTGGTGGCGGTGCTGATGAACTACCTGATCCCGCAACACGCGCTGGAACTGCTGATGTCTCTGGTGGTGGCCACATTGGTGATCAACTGGGCAATGATCAGCTTCTCGCACTTCAAGTTCCGCCAGCACATGAACCGCACCGGCCAGGTGCCGCTGTTCAAGGCGCTGTGGTATCCGTATGGCAACTATGTCTGCCTGGCGTTCGTGGTGTTTATCCTGGTGATCATGCTGATGATTCCGGGGATTCAGGTGTCGGTTTATGCGATCCCGGTGTGGGTGGCGTTTATGTGGGTGTGTTACCGCATCAAGAACAAGCGTAGTGCGCAGCGAACCTTGGAAGTGGCTGCTTCAGCAGTGAAGTGA
- a CDS encoding leucyl aminopeptidase: MDKARAVEHFLYYLAHHPALNGLNCPTVLLGHTERYDAIAQAITHSSAARFNFQVQRLDLAASDSLAEAIEACDLYLFLYDSSTLPNPRAEGPDFIRALQGVMAEHWKKSLLFKDYGDYFYDTFSVEPQRIADLNATLIRHMSQATVLSFTDKHGSRLEAPMSSIKKWTNINGVGNHDLAPGEIATHSEAINGQVRFVGTFLSTIPFARKYGVLQSPLELWIENSTVCSVASDVPGLADDFNKYLNANPSNRRVEELGIGTNEGVKDLYARNAGFEERHCGLHLGLGGGQKGSHHLDLIFASGTLALDDKPVFDGRFAF; encoded by the coding sequence ATGGACAAGGCCCGCGCCGTCGAACACTTTCTCTACTACCTCGCGCACCATCCGGCCCTCAACGGCCTGAACTGCCCTACCGTATTGCTGGGCCATACCGAGCGCTACGACGCCATCGCCCAGGCGATCACCCACAGCAGCGCCGCCCGTTTCAACTTCCAGGTGCAGCGCCTGGACCTGGCCGCCAGCGACAGCTTGGCCGAGGCCATCGAAGCCTGCGATCTGTACCTGTTTCTCTACGACTCCTCCACCTTGCCCAACCCACGCGCCGAAGGCCCGGACTTTATCCGTGCACTGCAAGGCGTGATGGCCGAACACTGGAAAAAATCCCTACTGTTCAAGGATTACGGCGACTACTTCTACGACACCTTCAGCGTCGAGCCCCAGCGCATTGCCGACCTCAATGCCACGCTGATCCGGCACATGTCCCAAGCCACGGTGCTGAGCTTTACCGACAAGCACGGCTCACGCCTGGAAGCGCCGATGAGCAGCATCAAGAAGTGGACCAATATCAACGGAGTCGGCAACCATGACCTGGCGCCCGGCGAGATCGCCACCCACAGTGAGGCCATCAATGGCCAGGTTCGGTTTGTCGGTACATTTCTCAGCACCATTCCGTTCGCGCGCAAATATGGAGTGCTGCAGTCGCCGCTGGAGCTATGGATCGAGAACTCGACTGTCTGCAGCGTAGCCAGCGATGTGCCGGGGCTGGCGGATGATTTCAACAAGTACCTGAATGCCAATCCTTCGAACCGTCGAGTCGAGGAGCTGGGGATTGGCACTAACGAAGGGGTGAAAGATCTGTATGCGCGCAACGCCGGGTTCGAGGAGCGCCATTGCGGGTTGCACCTGGGCCTGGGTGGTGGGCAGAAAGGCAGCCATCATCTGGACCTGATCTTTGCCAGTGGGACTTTGGCCCTAGACGACAAACCGGTTTTTGATGGGAGATTTGCGTTTTAG
- the rluB gene encoding 23S rRNA pseudouridine(2605) synthase RluB — translation MNDKDQNDSQEIGPAGEKLQKVLARIGVGSRRDVEAWITQKRIKVNGVEATLGQRVDLHDAITIDGKVIKREEAAESVRRVIMYNKPDGEICTRDDPEGRPTVFDKMPKPKEGRWINIGRLDINTTGLLMFTTDGELANRLMHPSYEMDREYAVRVRGEVDDEMIERLKAGVVLEDGPAKFTDIKQAPGGEGFNHWYHCVVMEGRNREVRRLWESQGLVVSRLKRVRFGPVFLNSDLPMGRWREMSQYEVDILSAEVGLTPVAMPQMNAKSKDKLERMQRKSSRPVARTERVARTLRPALNAPATGGRISREPQIEGERRPTAPSRQEGERAPRTPRPAPAGGRSNRGEADRPADNASTKRPAKPAANKRPGPKLVADEPSGKRRGAPAGSGQRPGFGRKKP, via the coding sequence ATGAACGACAAAGACCAGAACGACAGCCAGGAAATCGGCCCTGCAGGCGAAAAACTGCAAAAGGTGCTGGCGCGTATCGGCGTGGGCTCGCGCCGCGACGTCGAAGCCTGGATCACCCAGAAGCGCATCAAGGTCAACGGCGTCGAGGCCACCCTCGGCCAGCGCGTCGACCTGCACGATGCAATCACCATTGATGGCAAGGTCATCAAGCGTGAAGAGGCCGCCGAATCGGTGCGCCGCGTGATCATGTACAACAAGCCCGACGGCGAGATCTGCACCCGTGACGACCCGGAAGGCCGTCCGACCGTGTTCGACAAGATGCCAAAGCCGAAAGAAGGCCGCTGGATCAACATCGGTCGTCTGGACATCAACACCACCGGCTTGCTGATGTTCACCACCGACGGCGAACTGGCCAACCGCCTGATGCACCCTTCGTATGAGATGGACCGCGAGTACGCCGTGCGTGTACGCGGTGAAGTCGATGACGAGATGATCGAGCGCCTGAAGGCTGGCGTGGTGCTGGAAGACGGCCCAGCCAAGTTCACCGACATCAAGCAAGCGCCGGGTGGTGAAGGTTTCAACCACTGGTACCACTGCGTGGTGATGGAAGGCCGTAACCGTGAAGTACGGCGTCTGTGGGAATCCCAGGGCCTGGTGGTCAGCCGCCTGAAGCGCGTGCGTTTCGGCCCGGTGTTCCTGAACTCCGACCTGCCGATGGGCCGCTGGCGCGAAATGAGCCAGTACGAAGTCGATATCCTCAGCGCCGAGGTCGGCCTGACGCCGGTTGCGATGCCGCAGATGAACGCCAAGAGCAAAGACAAGCTTGAGCGTATGCAGCGCAAATCGTCGCGTCCTGTGGCGCGTACCGAGCGTGTTGCCCGCACCCTGCGCCCGGCGCTGAATGCACCGGCAACCGGCGGTCGTATCTCCCGTGAGCCGCAGATCGAAGGTGAGCGTCGCCCAACCGCGCCGTCGCGCCAGGAAGGTGAGCGTGCGCCACGTACACCGCGTCCGGCCCCGGCCGGTGGTCGCAGCAACCGGGGTGAAGCCGATCGCCCTGCTGACAACGCCAGTACCAAGCGTCCAGCCAAGCCGGCGGCGAACAAGCGCCCTGGGCCGAAACTGGTCGCGGACGAGCCGTCGGGCAAGCGTCGTGGCGCACCGGCCGGTTCGGGGCAGCGTCCTGGTTTTGGTCGCAAGAAGCCTTGA
- a CDS encoding DUF1289 domain-containing protein encodes MSSTKDPCISLCKFSDDICVGCGRSKREIRAWKKFDKADKRSVLAKAELRLLALGATGRRKSK; translated from the coding sequence ATGAGCTCCACCAAAGACCCGTGCATTAGCCTCTGTAAATTCAGCGATGACATCTGCGTCGGTTGCGGCCGCAGCAAGCGTGAGATCCGCGCCTGGAAGAAATTCGACAAAGCCGACAAGCGTAGCGTCCTGGCTAAGGCCGAGCTGCGATTGCTGGCCTTGGGCGCCACCGGTCGGCGGAAAAGCAAATGA
- the scpB gene encoding SMC-Scp complex subunit ScpB, with protein sequence MNLTEPRELAPLLEAFLLASGKPQSLERLFELFEEAERPEPPVFKKALEILRKSCDGRAFELREVASGYRLQIREKFSPWVGRLWEERPQRYSRAMLETMALIAYRQPITRGEIEDVRGVAVNSHIVKTLLEREWIRIVGYRDVPGKPAMFATTKVFLDHFNLKNLDDLPPLAELREMEAEPVLDFDDAPVPASLQELADATAEPEEPKDETSFHTLLLELDDMEQGIKTDFDDLLRDGAAEPEAQPNVEVESEIETESEPEEDILGVAEAREKLLAAVAALEQPPLSDEEDEARALAEAIEAERRQFED encoded by the coding sequence ATGAATCTGACTGAACCCCGCGAACTGGCGCCGTTGTTGGAAGCTTTCCTCCTGGCCTCGGGTAAACCGCAATCCCTGGAGCGCCTGTTCGAACTCTTTGAAGAAGCCGAGCGCCCTGAGCCGCCGGTGTTCAAGAAGGCGCTGGAGATCTTGCGCAAGTCTTGCGACGGCCGTGCCTTCGAATTGCGCGAAGTGGCGTCGGGTTATCGCCTGCAGATCCGTGAGAAATTTTCCCCGTGGGTTGGCCGCTTGTGGGAAGAGCGCCCGCAGCGTTATTCGCGGGCGATGCTGGAGACCATGGCGTTGATCGCCTATCGCCAGCCGATCACCCGGGGTGAGATTGAGGACGTGCGTGGCGTGGCGGTCAACAGCCATATCGTCAAGACGTTGCTGGAGCGCGAGTGGATCCGCATCGTCGGTTACCGTGATGTGCCCGGCAAACCGGCGATGTTTGCCACCACCAAGGTGTTTCTCGACCACTTCAACCTGAAGAACCTCGACGATTTGCCGCCGCTGGCCGAACTGCGCGAAATGGAAGCCGAGCCGGTACTCGATTTCGACGACGCACCGGTTCCCGCGAGTTTGCAGGAATTGGCCGACGCCACCGCCGAGCCGGAAGAGCCGAAGGACGAGACCAGTTTCCATACGTTGTTGCTGGAATTGGACGACATGGAGCAGGGCATCAAGACCGACTTTGATGACTTGCTGCGTGATGGCGCCGCTGAACCTGAAGCTCAACCGAACGTTGAGGTTGAGTCTGAAATCGAAACAGAATCTGAGCCCGAGGAAGACATCCTCGGCGTAGCCGAAGCCCGGGAAAAACTCCTGGCCGCCGTCGCCGCCCTCGAACAGCCGCCACTGAGCGACGAAGAAGACGAAGCCCGAGCCCTGGCCGAAGCCATCGAAGCCGAACGCCGCCAGTTCGAAGATTGA
- a CDS encoding segregation and condensation protein A: MEVFLEAFEGPLDLLLYLIRKQNINILDIPVAEITRQYMGYVELMQSVRLELAAEYLVMAAMLAEIKSRMLLPRSETVEAEEDDPRAELIRRLQEYERFKAAAEGIDGLSRVGRDVVVPKLDAPEARARKLLPDVSLEELLMSMAEVLRRGDMFESHQVSREALSTRERMSDVLERLKGGGFVPFVELFTAEEGRLGVVVTFMAILELVKESLVELVQNEPFAAIHVRARAE, translated from the coding sequence CTGGAAGTCTTCCTTGAAGCCTTCGAAGGCCCGCTGGACTTGCTGCTGTACCTGATCCGCAAACAGAACATCAACATCCTCGACATCCCGGTGGCGGAAATCACCCGCCAGTACATGGGTTATGTCGAACTGATGCAGTCGGTGCGCCTGGAACTGGCCGCCGAGTATCTGGTGATGGCGGCCATGCTCGCCGAGATCAAGTCGCGCATGCTGCTGCCGCGCTCGGAAACGGTGGAAGCCGAAGAAGACGATCCGCGCGCCGAACTGATTCGCCGTCTGCAAGAGTACGAACGCTTCAAGGCAGCCGCCGAAGGCATCGACGGCTTGAGCCGCGTGGGCCGAGACGTCGTAGTGCCCAAGCTCGATGCGCCTGAAGCCCGCGCACGCAAGTTGCTGCCGGATGTGAGCCTGGAAGAATTGTTGATGTCCATGGCCGAGGTGCTGCGCCGTGGCGATATGTTTGAAAGCCACCAGGTCAGCCGCGAGGCGTTGTCGACCCGTGAGCGCATGAGCGACGTGCTGGAGCGTCTAAAGGGCGGCGGATTCGTGCCCTTTGTCGAGCTGTTCACCGCCGAAGAAGGACGCTTGGGGGTGGTGGTGACCTTTATGGCGATCCTCGAATTGGTCAAGGAGTCCTTGGTCGAGCTGGTCCAGAATGAGCCTTTTGCGGCTATCCACGTGCGGGCGCGAGCCGAATAA
- a CDS encoding L-threonylcarbamoyladenylate synthase: protein MSQFFQIHPENPQARLIKQAVEIIRAGGVVIYPTDSSYAIGCQIGDKGAVERVRRLRQLDDKHNFALICSDLSQLGLFAKVDTGTFRLLKAHTPGPYTFILNATREVPRLLLHPKKRTIGLRVPEHPIALALLEELGEPLMSVSLIMPGEDEPLYDPYEMRRLLEKHVDLIIDGGYGGNKASTVINLADGEPEVIRVGCGDPAPFMVEA, encoded by the coding sequence GTGAGTCAATTCTTCCAGATTCATCCGGAAAATCCCCAGGCGCGCCTGATTAAACAGGCCGTCGAGATCATTCGCGCCGGCGGCGTGGTGATCTATCCAACGGATTCGTCTTACGCCATCGGTTGCCAGATCGGCGACAAGGGCGCAGTCGAGCGGGTAAGACGCCTGCGTCAGTTGGACGACAAGCACAACTTCGCGCTGATCTGCAGCGACCTGTCCCAGTTGGGGCTGTTCGCCAAGGTCGACACCGGCACCTTTCGCCTGCTCAAGGCCCACACGCCGGGCCCCTACACCTTTATTCTCAACGCCACCCGCGAAGTGCCACGCCTGCTGCTGCACCCCAAGAAGCGCACCATCGGCCTGCGGGTGCCGGAACATCCCATTGCCCTGGCGCTGCTCGAAGAGCTGGGTGAGCCCTTGATGAGCGTGTCGCTGATCATGCCGGGCGAAGATGAGCCGTTGTACGACCCTTACGAAATGCGCCGCCTGCTGGAAAAGCATGTCGACCTGATCATCGACGGCGGCTACGGCGGCAATAAAGCCTCCACCGTGATCAACCTGGCAGACGGCGAGCCCGAAGTGATCCGCGTGGGGTGCGGCGACCCGGCCCCGTTCATGGTCGAGGCCTGA
- a CDS encoding PHP domain-containing protein: MNVDLHCHSTASDGALAPAVLVARAFEKGVRVLALTDHDTLEGLDEARVAAHGLGMQLVNGVELSCTWGGATIHVLGYGFDQQAPPLVQAIADLHDGRWLRSEEISRKLGLKGMPNALDGARAIQQELGDSGNAPARPHFADWMVREGFVKDRAEAFRKWLGAGKLGDVKQHWPTLEDTVATLRSAGAWVSLAHPWHYDFTRSKRRKLISDYIGAGGHAIEVVNGHQPADQVGSLAILAREFGLLVSAGSDFHGPGGWSEIGEYRQVPEDLPLLWGRFKHDPIIATV; the protein is encoded by the coding sequence GTGAATGTTGATTTGCACTGCCACAGCACGGCCTCCGACGGCGCCCTGGCGCCCGCGGTACTGGTTGCGCGTGCGTTTGAAAAAGGCGTGCGAGTCCTGGCGTTGACCGACCACGACACCCTCGAAGGCCTCGACGAAGCCCGGGTCGCGGCCCACGGTCTAGGCATGCAACTGGTTAATGGCGTGGAATTGTCCTGCACCTGGGGCGGCGCCACCATTCATGTGCTCGGCTACGGTTTCGACCAGCAAGCCCCGCCGCTGGTGCAGGCCATCGCCGATTTGCACGATGGCCGCTGGCTGCGGTCCGAAGAAATAAGCCGCAAGCTCGGCCTCAAAGGTATGCCCAACGCCCTCGACGGCGCTCGCGCCATCCAGCAGGAGCTGGGCGACAGCGGCAATGCGCCGGCCCGGCCGCACTTTGCCGACTGGATGGTGCGTGAAGGTTTTGTAAAAGACCGTGCCGAAGCCTTTCGCAAATGGCTGGGCGCCGGCAAGCTGGGGGATGTGAAGCAACATTGGCCGACCCTGGAAGACACCGTCGCGACACTGCGGTCCGCCGGGGCCTGGGTCAGCCTGGCGCATCCCTGGCATTATGATTTCACCCGCAGCAAGCGCCGTAAGCTGATCAGCGACTATATTGGAGCGGGCGGCCACGCGATTGAAGTGGTTAATGGGCATCAACCTGCCGACCAGGTCGGCAGCCTGGCGATTCTTGCCCGCGAATTTGGTCTGCTGGTCAGCGCCGGCAGTGACTTTCATGGTCCAGGCGGCTGGTCCGAGATCGGCGAGTATCGCCAGGTCCCGGAAGATTTGCCGCTTTTGTGGGGGCGATTCAAGCATGACCCCATTATTGCCACCGTCTGA
- a CDS encoding septation protein A, with protein sequence MKQFIDFIPLLLFFIVYKLDPRVIDLAGHELTFGGIYSATAVLIISSVVVYGAIFISQRKLEKSQWLTLVACLVFGSLTLAFHSETFLKWKAPVVNWLFALAFIGSHFIGDRLLIKRIMGHALTLPEPVWARLNVAWIVFFLFCGAANLFVAFTFQEYWVDFKVFGSLGMTVLFLVAQGIYLSRYLHDTDPTSPKTED encoded by the coding sequence GTGAAACAATTCATCGACTTCATCCCGCTGTTGCTGTTTTTCATCGTTTACAAACTCGACCCCAGGGTCATCGATCTGGCCGGCCATGAGCTGACGTTCGGGGGCATCTACAGCGCTACCGCCGTGCTTATCATCAGCTCCGTCGTGGTCTATGGCGCTATCTTCATCTCCCAGCGCAAGCTGGAAAAAAGCCAATGGTTGACCCTGGTCGCATGCCTGGTGTTCGGCAGCCTGACATTGGCCTTCCACAGTGAGACCTTTCTTAAATGGAAAGCCCCGGTGGTGAACTGGCTGTTCGCCCTGGCGTTCATCGGCAGCCATTTCATCGGTGATCGCCTGCTGATCAAGCGGATCATGGGCCATGCGCTGACCCTGCCGGAGCCGGTCTGGGCACGCCTGAACGTGGCCTGGATCGTGTTTTTCCTGTTCTGCGGTGCCGCCAATCTGTTCGTGGCGTTCACCTTCCAGGAATACTGGGTCGACTTCAAAGTCTTCGGCAGCCTGGGCATGACCGTACTGTTCCTGGTGGCCCAGGGTATCTACCTGTCACGCTACCTGCATGACACCGACCCTACATCGCCAAAAACCGAGGACTGA
- a CDS encoding YciI family protein, which produces MLYAIIATDVANSLEKRLSVRPAHVERLKQLQAEGRIVLAGPHPAVDSNDPGDAGFTGSLIVAEFASLADAQNWAKADPYVAAGVYADVVIKPFKQVLP; this is translated from the coding sequence ATGCTCTACGCCATCATTGCTACCGACGTTGCCAATTCGCTGGAAAAACGCCTGTCCGTGCGCCCGGCCCACGTCGAGCGCCTGAAACAGCTGCAAGCCGAAGGCCGTATAGTGCTGGCCGGCCCACACCCGGCGGTGGACAGCAACGACCCGGGCGATGCCGGTTTCACCGGTAGCCTTATCGTCGCCGAATTCGCCTCCCTGGCCGATGCCCAGAACTGGGCCAAAGCTGACCCTTATGTCGCGGCGGGCGTCTACGCCGATGTCGTGATCAAGCCGTTCAAGCAAGTCCTGCCTTGA
- a CDS encoding translation initiation factor 2 has product MRLRQLCLLAVVMIGATAHAEETSNTGSSTPLSLSVGAQITELQQRLKESERQREELSKQLQTAEATRESAQLSRLRQENQRLAQQLKETQGGALTRWLTEQQQWFVTGGAVALIALLCGIFASGGHRRRRQWLN; this is encoded by the coding sequence ATGCGCTTACGTCAGTTGTGTCTGTTGGCAGTGGTCATGATCGGGGCTACGGCCCACGCTGAAGAAACCTCGAACACCGGCAGTTCCACGCCCCTGTCCTTGAGTGTCGGCGCCCAGATCACCGAGTTGCAGCAACGTTTGAAAGAAAGCGAACGCCAGCGTGAAGAATTGAGCAAGCAACTGCAGACTGCGGAGGCTACCCGCGAAAGCGCTCAATTGAGCCGCCTTCGCCAAGAGAACCAACGCCTGGCCCAGCAACTCAAAGAGACACAGGGCGGTGCCTTGACCCGATGGCTGACCGAGCAACAGCAGTGGTTTGTCACCGGCGGGGCCGTCGCACTGATCGCCTTGCTGTGCGGAATCTTCGCCAGCGGGGGGCACCGTCGCCGTCGACAATGGCTAAATTGA
- a CDS encoding response regulator transcription factor, which produces MSELLLIDDDQELCELLTSWLSQEGFQVRACHDGLSARKALADSAPAAVVLDVMLPDGSGLELLKQLRNDHPELPVLMLSARGEPLDRILGLELGADDYLAKPCDPRELTARLRAVLRRSHPTAVSTQLELGDLCFSPVRGVVSIDEQEFSLTVSESRLLEALLRQPGEPLDKQELAQIALGRKLTLYDRSLDMHVSNLRKKIGPHPDGRPRIVALRSRGYYYSL; this is translated from the coding sequence ATGAGCGAGCTGTTACTGATAGATGATGACCAGGAGCTCTGCGAGCTGCTGACCAGTTGGTTGAGCCAGGAAGGCTTCCAGGTGCGCGCCTGCCATGATGGCTTGAGCGCTCGCAAAGCCTTGGCCGACAGCGCACCGGCAGCGGTGGTGCTTGACGTGATGCTGCCAGACGGCAGTGGCCTTGAGTTGCTCAAGCAATTGCGCAACGACCACCCGGAGTTGCCGGTGCTGATGCTCTCGGCCCGTGGCGAACCGCTGGACCGCATCCTCGGCCTGGAACTGGGCGCCGACGATTACCTGGCCAAGCCCTGCGACCCGCGCGAGCTGACCGCCCGCCTGCGTGCCGTATTGCGCCGCAGCCATCCGACAGCCGTGTCGACCCAACTCGAACTGGGCGACCTGTGCTTCAGCCCGGTGCGCGGCGTGGTCAGCATCGATGAACAGGAATTCAGCCTTACCGTCTCCGAAAGCCGCCTGCTCGAAGCCCTGCTGCGCCAGCCCGGCGAACCGCTGGATAAACAAGAACTGGCGCAGATCGCCCTGGGTCGCAAGCTGACCCTTTATGATCGCAGCCTGGATATGCACGTCAGCAACCTGCGCAAAAAGATCGGCCCGCATCCGGATGGCCGGCCAAGGATCGTGGCGTTGCGTAGCCGGGGTTATTACTACAGCCTTTGA
- a CDS encoding LTXXQ domain protein produces the protein MRKTLIALMFAAALPTVAMAAMPEGPGPMGGPEGHMMGGPGHGGEHGPRGKGGPFSQLDLSKEQREQIGKLMGDQWHARKDLTKKYLDKLPAADQKAMQDEIAAGKQKTRADIRAVLKPDQQKKFDEIVKQQEQRRAEWKEFQAWKAQQPQKAQ, from the coding sequence ATGCGCAAGACCCTTATCGCTTTGATGTTCGCCGCTGCCCTGCCAACCGTTGCCATGGCGGCAATGCCCGAAGGCCCAGGCCCGATGGGCGGCCCGGAAGGTCACATGATGGGTGGCCCGGGCCACGGCGGTGAACACGGTCCACGTGGCAAAGGCGGTCCCTTCAGCCAACTGGACCTGAGCAAGGAACAGCGCGAGCAGATCGGCAAGTTGATGGGCGACCAATGGCACGCTCGCAAAGACCTGACCAAGAAGTACCTGGACAAACTGCCCGCCGCTGACCAGAAAGCCATGCAGGACGAAATCGCCGCCGGCAAGCAGAAAACCCGGGCGGACATCCGTGCGGTCCTCAAGCCTGACCAGCAGAAGAAGTTCGACGAGATCGTCAAGCAGCAAGAACAGCGCCGCGCCGAATGGAAGGAATTCCAGGCCTGGAAAGCGCAACAGCCGCAAAAAGCGCAATAA